GCCCACCAAGAACTCGGAGCTCCAGGACCGGTGGGACATGGAGAGCGGCAGCGACGTCCACCAGTACCTCGAGTCGGAGCTGAAAGACTACTACTACCGGGACGACGACAGCCTCATCTGCGCGACGCCGGAGGGAATCGAGCTGGTCGGCGGCACCCCTGACGACGACCGGACGATCACCGTCAGCGAACTCCAGGCGGCGGTCGTGGACGTCGTCGCGGGCCCCGACGAGGAACCCCAGAGCGTCGTCTCCGTGCTCCAGGCCGTCCGCGACACCGGCCGCGACCCCGAGGTGGACGACGTCCGGTCGGCGTTGCGGACCCTGGAGGACCGCGGCGTCGTCGAGCGCGTCCAGAAGACCGTCCCCACTTTCCGGCTGGCCGTCGAGCGCGACCGCCTGACGATCGAGCTGACCGACTGACGACTCCGGCGGTCTCCCCGGCGGCGTCACAGTCCGGGCCGACGCCGCCGTCGCCGCTCCGCCAGCAGTTCCTTGATGCGCGTCCCCGGACCGCCCTCGATGGGCCAGCCCTTCGACCGCCAGACGGGCGGTTCGGGTTCGTACTCGTTGCAGGCCCCACTGCACTCCCCGGGTGTCGGCGTCCGCCCCTTCGCGGCGCAGTACGGGACGACGCCGTCGGACTCCGGCCGCAACTGGAAGTGCCGGCAGTCCGGTTGCATCGTGTCCGCGTAGGCGCGCCAGCCCCGCTCGTAGGCCCGCTCGGCGATCCCCAGGCGCTTGTCCGCCTTCCACTCCGGGTCGGCGTACTCGAACCGCGCCGCGCTGGGGCCGTCCGACGGCCGCTCGAGGATCCTCGTCCCGGGATCGTCGACGGCGAGCGCGCTCGGGTGCCAGCCGACCTCGGCCTCGCCCGCCCCGGCGTCTAACGTCAGCACGCCGGCCTCGACCGGCAGGTCCTCCAGCAGGATCGGTTCGACCCGCTCGCCGGTCGCCGCGGTGGCGACCCACACCTCGTCGGCCAGCGAGAGAGCCACGTCCCGCTCCAGTTGCGGCGCGAGGTCGCGCGCCGCGCTGGCCGTGAGGTCCGGCTTGTTCTCGACGGCGACCACGCGATCGACCCAGTCGGGGTACTCGTACTTCCGGCGGATCTGAATCCGGTTGCCCCGCTTGCGCCGGTCCAGGATACCCCGGTCGGCCGCCTCGTGGACCGCCTCGCGGACGTACCGCCAGGAGTAGCCCGGGTCCGGCAGGGCGTCCCGGTAGTAGGTCCACTCCGCCGGCGCCGACCGGACGACGTGCAGCAGGTCCGAGCCCAGCCGCCGCTCCCCGAACTGCGCACGCCGGCGGAGTCCCTCGGGGTCGCACTCCAGGACGATGGTGTCCCAGCGCCGCCGCTTCGTCCCCAACTGACGAGCGACGACGACCGGGTGCTCGCGGTCGCCCTCCGGCGGCCACTCCCGCTCGGCCCACGCGCAGACCCGCACCTCGAAGGCGAACTCGCTGTCCACGGCTCTGCCCAGGGCAAGGCCCCATGGGAACATAAGTCTCGCTCCCGAGAAGGCAAGACGGCGCGCTCATCCGTCAACGAGGAAGTTTGTTCGACAGTATGGAAACCTTTATTTTCGCAGCATATCGGTAGGCACATTGCATGAACACGAATTCGACGCTAGACGTGAATCAGAAGGCCGGACTCGGGAAGCGCGCTGTCGCACTGATCGTCGACAGCATCCTCATGGGGATCGTCGCGGCCGTCCTCACCATGGCGATCGGTTTCGCGGTTCCCATGGGCGGCGGTCCGGGTAGTAACGGCATGGCCGGCGTCGTGGTCGGTCTGCAGTTGCTTACGCCGCTCATCATGTTCGCCTACTTCATCGTTCTGGAGGCTCTCTACGGCCAGACGCTCGGGAAGATGCTCCTGAGCATCACCGTCGTCGGCGAAGATGGTAGCCCCATCGGCTGGGGCGAATCGATCATCCGCAACCTGCTCCGGATCGTCGACGCGCTGCCGTTCCTCTACATCGTCGGTATCATCGCCGTCGTGCTGACCGACGACGAGCAGCGAGTCGGCGACCTCGCGGCCAGCACGTACGTCGTCGAGAGCTAGAACCCGACGCACGATTTCAGGCCGACGCCCCTACTCCTCTTCGTCCTCGCGCTCGTCGAGGAACTCGTGTGCGTCCTCCAGGATCTCGCGGGGACCGTCCTGCGTGACCGTGTTGATCGCCTGCTCGTAGTCGCGCCACTGCAGGTCGCGGTGTTCGTTCGACAGTTCGGCCGACGCCTCGTATGACTTGGCGACGAACAGGTGGACCGTCTTGTGGATGGTCTTCCCGTTCGCCTCGAAGACGTAGTCGTAGTCTTTGCGAAAGCCGTCCAAGAGCCGGAAGTCGCTGATTCCGGCCTCCTCTTTCACCTCGCGGATGGCGGTCTGTTGCAGCTCCTCGTCGCCTTCGACCCCGCCCTTGGGGAACTCCCAGTCGCCGGGGCGGGACTTGAGCAGCAGGTACTCCCGCCGGCCACGCGTATCGCGAAAGAGGATGGCTCCCGCGCTCGTGGCCTCGATCATTACCACAGGCTACCGGCCGGATACTTAAGAGCATATCGGAGGACCGACGAGACCAAATCGCACACGAGACTCCCGCACGGCGCCGAAGTAACTGCCGTCTACGGCCCGTACGACGGGCTTACCGGTCGGTACGATCGCGTTATCACTCCGAGCGGTCGCGTCTGGCGAGGTCGAAAGCGAGCCCTTTTGAGGGTCGCCCGTTCACCCGACACTGATGCCGTTCGTCACCAAACTCACGCTCGAGAGCGGGGACCGCCGCCGACTCGACGACGTCGTCGACGACATCAAGGACCGGGCGGCGCGCAAGGGCGTGGAACTGAAAGGGCCACATCCCCGTCCGCCGGAGCACCACCGCGTGCCCCAGTCCAAGTCGCTGGCCCCCGACGGCGGCCGGTTCGAGTCCTGGGACTACACCGTCTACACGCGCACCGTCGAGATCGTCGACCACCAGGAGTTCGCCCGCGACGTCACCGAACGGGAGTTCCCCCAGGGCATCCACGTCGAGGCCGAGATCGAACAGCGCAGCCACCTGGGCTCCTAGGTGTACTCGACGGGTCTTCCACTGTTCCTGCGCCGCTCATGGCAACTGTCCACAACAGCCAGAAAGCCTCCGCTCGTCGACTCGGGGGGCTCGCTGCGCGCTTCGTTCCCTACGGTCACTCCAGTGCTTGCTTCGTCCGCCATCGCCGAGCGAGCGGCCCCTTTCAGTCCCACCCACACCGGTGGATCAGCCTGTTGAACGGGACTGAAGGGGCGGTCGAACGCCCGGGGACTTTCTGGTTGTTCTCGGCACCTCCACTGGCGGTCGAACCGTCGAGAGCACCTTCCGCCCCTGGCTCGCCGCGCATATAAGTCCCGCCTGCTCCAGAGACGGGTATGGACGCGGAACGGTACGATCGACTGGTATCGCTGCGGCGGGACCTCCACCGGCATCCCGAACCGGCGTGGCGGGAGTTCTACACGACGGCGCGGCTCGTCGAAGAGTGCGAGCGGATCGGCGTCGACGACGTCGTCCTGGGACCGGACCTGCTCGCGTCCGGCGAGCGGCTCTCGGTGCCCGACGAGGACGACCTCGCGGAGTGGTACGAGCGGGCCCTCGACGCAGGCGCGGACGAGGACGTGCTGGAGCGCCTGGCGGGGGGCTGGACGGGCCTGATGGCGACGCTGGAGCGGGGCGAGGGGCCGACGGTGGCGCTGCGGGTGGACGTCGACGGCCTGCCGCGGGAGGAGTCGACGGGTCCCCACCACTACCCGGCGGCGGAGGGGTTCCGCTCGGAGACGGGCGCGATGCACGCGTGCGGGCACGACGGCCACGCGGCTATCGGCGTCGGCGTCCTGGAGGCGGTCGCCGAGAGCGACTTCGAAGGGACGCTGAAGGTCGTCTTCCAGCCGGCCGAGGAGGTCGTCGGCGGGGCGCGGCCGGTCGCGGAGAGCGGCCACCTCGACGACGTGGACGTCCTGCTCGCGGTTCACCTGGGGCTGGACCACCCCACCGGCGAGGTCGTGGCCGGCATCGAGGAGATTCTCGCCGTCAGTCAGTTTCGGGCGGACTTCGAGGGCGAACCCGCGCACGCGGGCGGCCATCCCGCGCAGGGCCGCAACGCCGTCCAGGCGCTGGCGACGGCGGTCCAGAACCTCTACGCCATCCCGCGCCACGAGGCGGGCGCGACGCGGGTCAACGCCGGCGTCGTCGAGGGCGGTACCGCGACGAACATCGTCCCCGAACACGCCAGCATCGAGGGCGAGGTCCGCGGCGAGACGACCGAGCTGATGGAATACGTGCGCGAGCGTGCGGACGACGTAATCGAGAGCGCGGCCGACATGTACGACTGCGAAGTCGAGGTCGCCCGGACCGGCGAGGCGCCGGGCGGGAAGAACGACGACGCCGTCGTCGACCTGGGCTACGAGGCCGCCGGGCGCGTCAAGGGGGTCGACTCCCGGGTCCGGACGGCGGCGCTGGGCGGCAGCGAGGACGCCACCTACCTCATGCGCCGCGTTCAGGAGACGGGCGGCGAGGCCGCCTACGTCGGCGTCGGCACGGACCACCCCGGCGGCCACCACACGGCCACCTTCGACGTCGACGAGCCCTCCATCGCCGTCGGCGTCGACTGGCTCACCGAGACGCTGCTCGCTGCGGCCGAGGACCGGTAGACAGGGGATATATCGGATTCCCGCCCCAAGTCCACGTATGGACGCCAACGCAGACGCCGCGGGCGGCGCTGACACCGATGCAGACGCAGCGGATGGCGGGGACACCGACGCAGACGCAGCGGACGGCGCCGACGAGGTCCGCGTCTGGCTGGTCGAGCGGACCTACTCGGACGACGAGCAGAACATGATTATCCTCGTGTACGCCACGCCGGACGGCGAGCGGTACTTCCGGAAGGAGCGGGCGCTCACGAGCTTCACCGACGTCCGCGACACCACCGCCGCGCTGGACGTCGATCCGGGCGACCTCGGGGCGGTCGACGACCCCGACCAGCGCGAGCAGTACGCGACCGAGGCCGAGCGGATGGCCGACGTCCACGACCCCGACGAGCCGATCTGATCGCCTCGTCGATCGTGCGTCCGCCTCGTCCAGGGGGAACGCTCATTGTCCGTGGCTCGGTATCGCTTCGCATGAGTGACAGCAGTCAGACGCGCGTCGAGGCCATCATGTCGACGCCGCTCGAGACGATCACGCCCGACGCCACGCTGACCGAGGCGACGACGGCGATGCGCGAGGAGGACATCAGCGCGCTGCTGGTGACGACTGCGCCGCCGTCGATCGTCACCAGCACGGACGTCCTCGACGCCGTCGCCGAGGGCCGCGATCCGGACGACGTGCTGGTCGAGGACGTGATGACGGAGTCGGTCGAGACGGTGCCGCCAGACCTCCGACTGGGCGAGGTCGCGGCGATGATGACGAACTTCGGGATCAACCACCTCCCCGTGGTGGACGACGACTACCTCGGGATGGTCTCGTCGACGGACATCACCGCGCACATGGCCTGACACGGACTGTTGTAGCTGGTTCCGGTTCGACCGTCTCTGTTCGGACGGTCGTACCGGTGCTGACCTACAACAGTCCGTATGGGAGAAACCGGGCGGGTCTGACGGCCGCCCGGGACCGCTCAGTACTTCGGATCGGCGTCGACGACCTCGTAGATCTCGTCCATCAGGTCGTCCCGTCGGGCCTGCCACCGGTCGAACGCGCCGGGGTGGGTGGGGTACTCCTCGTAGAGGGCGAGCAGGCGATCGGCCAGCTGTTTCGTCTGGTAGAGGTCGTAGATGGTACCCCAGTGGCCGAAGCTCTTGATCGCCGTCCTGAGCTTCAGCCCGAGGCTCATGTCAGTCGACCCGGAGTACAGCGCCTCGGCGAGTTGCTCGCCGGGCAGCGCCGCGAGCAGGCCCATCAGGTCGTCGACGTCGTAGGCGGTCGTGAAGATGTTGTAGACGTCCAGCGCGGCGTAGCGCGCGCCGAAGTGGTCCATGACGCGCTCGTTGTACTCCCAGAGCACGGCCTCGTCGTCGACGCGGCCGTCCTCGATGGCCTCGACGGCCTGCTCGGCGGCGTACTGGCCGGCGTAGGCCGCGCCGGCGATGCCGCCTCCGGTGGTCGGATTGACGTGGCCCGCGGCGTCGCCGACGGCCATGAAGCCCGGCGCGACCGCGGAGTCGTAAGGCCGCCGGGTCGGCAGCGCGGCCCCGAGCTTGTCCGTGACCTCCGCGTCCTGAAACTCCGACCGGGCAGAGAGGTCCCGCTTGAGGTCGTCGACCAGCTCCATGGGTTCCTCGGTCATCTGGAAGCCCAGACCGACGTTGATCTCCGTCTCCGTGCGCGGGAAGTACCAGAGGTAGCCCGCCGACCGCTCCGTGGGCTTGAAGACGAGCGCGTCGTCCCACGGGACCGGTTCCTCGGTCTCGACGACCTCCCGGTAGCCCGAGCAGAACTGCGAGTAGGTGACGTTCGTGTCGAAGGTGGCGTCCTCGAAGTCGGCCTTGTCCTGGAGGATCGACAGCGCCCCGGCCGCGTCGATCACGACGTCGGTCTCGTAGGTTACCGGGTCGCCCTTCCGCATCGCCTTCAGGCCGGTCACCGTGCCGTCCTCGTCCTGGAGCACGTTCTGGACGACGGTGTCGTAGTGGAACTCGGCGCCGGCCTCCGTAGCACCGTCGATGATGCGGCGGCCGTACTCCCAGCGGTCGATGACGGCCAGTTCGCCCGGCACCGGGATCTCGAGGACGGTGTCTTCCTGGGGAATCTCGAACCGGCCGTGGTCGACGTCGGTGTTGGTGAACGCGGGTTCGATCTGGGACTTCGGGATGGCATCGGGGAAGTTCGAGGCGCCCTTCAGCGCGTCTCCGCAGGCGATGTGGCCCGCCTCCTGCTCGTCCTTGCGCTCGGCGACGACGACGTCGTAGCCCTCGCGGGCGAGCGTCGCGGCCGCGTAACAGCCCGCCGTCCCGGCCCCGACGACGGCGACGTCCGCCGACACGGTCCGTCCGTCGCCACCGGACCCGTCGGCTGCATCCGTTGTCATGGACGCCAGTGATTTCCCGAGGGAGAAAACTCTTTATTCCCGTCGCCAATATCGCCGCCCTCACTCCCGCTGACAGGCATCTGTGGCAAGAGTTTTGGCGGGCGATTCCGAACCCCGGGACATGACCGAGTACACGGTGGAGTTCGTCGGCACGGGCGAGGAGATCACCGTCGCCGACACCGACACGATCCTGAGCCGCTGCCTCGAGGAGGGCATCGCTCAGGAGTACTCCTGCCGGGTCGGGATGTGTCTGGCCTGTTCGGCGCGGATCGTCGAGGGCGAGGTGACCCAGCCCGCCGCCCGCGGACTGACCGACGAGGAGCGCGAGGAGTACGCGCTGACCTGCATGGCCCGTCCCGCCTCCGACCTGAAGCTGGACCGGGGCGAGTACCCCCCGAGCATCGAGGCCGAGCCCGCGGTAGGCGACGCCGACGGATCGGTGGCGGCCGACGACTGACGTTTCACTCCGTTTTTCAACATCTGCAAGAAACGGTATACGGGGGTTTCGATCCATAACACGCCGTTACGCGGCCCATTAGGAAGCGGATAGTCCACCCCCAGGAAGGACAGGTCATATAAGCTAGCGGCCCCTAGAAGCAACCGAACACCAGCCTCTGCGGTAGGGGACGGCTGCCGAGGTTCGCAACACCAACCATGACCAGCCGCGTATACAGACTCCACTCGACACTCGAACTGCCACTGGAAGACACGTACGACTTCTTCGAGGACGCCGACCTCCCACCGGAGATCGCGGACGTAGAGATCACCCGCCGCAACAACACGCTCATCATCAGCGCCGTCGCGGAAGACGAATCGATCAGCAAGTACACGCCGACCGCCCAGCTCAAGGCCAGCGTCACCGAGAACCGCGTCTACGAGGAGCTGCCCGAAGACGAGGAGCCGCCGGGATTCAACGGCATGAACGGCGGCGGTGGCGGCCCGCAGTGGGGCCAGCTCGAGGAGGAGGAGAAGCCGGACTCCGAACTCGTCGAATACGCCTGCTTCAAGGGCGACCGCGAGACCGTGCTCCAGAACACGGCGCTGCAGTATCCGATGTTTCAGGTCCTCTGCGACGTCGCTCGCAACGCCGAGAAAGGGACCCTTACCGCCATCGCTGCGGTCGACGACGACCTCGAGGCCGTCCGAATCGTCGACGGGGAGGACAAGCCCGCGCAGATCAACGTCGTTGAAGAGCCCCGAGAGGACGAGGACGAGGACACGGTCAACTGGCGGGACAACGAGTTCATCTCATAGTGGACCCGTAGCGGCCGACTGGCGGTCTCATTCCGACGCGCGTCGAACGGGGAGCCACTGCCGTAGCCTCCGGACCACACTTCGCCGGTGCCGTCCCCGGAACGTCGGCGGAGCTCGCGAGGGCGGACGGGCACGACGCGTCCGCCGACTCTGATACGTCGAATTACATCGTATACAGCCGACCTTACCCGTCGAGCCATCCGGCGACCGCCGCTTCCAGTCGGTCCAGCGACGCCTCGACGCGCAGTTCGTCGGTGTCGATCACCAGGTCCGCCCGGGGCGGGTCGAACTCGGCGGCGACGGACTCGACGCCCCGGTCCGGGACGGGGTCCTGACGTCGACGGTTCCGCGCGAGACACGTCTCCAGGGGCGCCCGGACCCACACCTCGCGGACGTCGTCGAGGCGGTAGAAGCGGTTGCGCCACTCGCGCCGGGCGAAGGTGCCGTCGAGCAGCCAGACGTCGGGCCTCGCGACGTCGTCCTCGACGCCCTCGGCCACGGCCTCGTACAATTGCTCGTACGTCCGCCGCCGGTAGTCGTCCGAGTGCAGGAGCGCGACCGCGCGGCCGCGGTCGGCGAGTCGGTCACGCAGTCCGGTCGCCAGCGTCGTCTTCCCGGACCCCGGGAGGCCGGACAGGATGACGATCACGGGCGGAAGTTGAGCGTGGCGACGCAATTGCGTTGCGCGCCGGGAAGACGACGGGCCGGCAACCGTTCACGCCCCGCCGGTCCCGCCGTCCGCGACGCGCTCGGCGACGGCAAGGGTCACCTCGGCCTCGATCCAGGCGGCCACGACGATCATGAGGGCGGCGACGACGTACAGCAGGCCGGCCTCCTTCAGATCCCGGCGTGTGAAGAGTTCGTCCTCTAGGCCGCGGACGTACCGGACCGTCCGGTGGCCGAACCGGTAGCCGATCGCCGAGACGATCAGCAGCGCGGGGATCTCGACGATTCCGTGCGGTGCGATGAGCGCGACGACGGTCAGCAGGTCCGTCTCGCGGAGGGCGATCTGGACCACCGCGCCGATGAGGACGCCGTTCAGCAGGAGCGCGAAGGCGGTCAGCGCGCCTGCCGACGCGGCCCCCAGCGAGATGACCGTGATGGCGAGCAGGTTGTTGGAGAGGAGCGTCCAGAAGGTTATCCGGTCGGGGAGAAACGCCGACGAACCGGTCCCCTGCTGTAGCCACTCGGCGGGCACCTGCGTCCCGAGCGCGTACCCGAGCACCACCCCGGCCGCGAGCGTCAGGAACGCCGCCAGTGCGTATCCCCGTAGCCACCGCCGCGCGACGGCGCGCGCGGCCCGAGCTCGGTCAGTCATCGTCGGCGGTGACGACGGGCGGCCGCTTAACGGTCGGGGGACCGGGCCTCCGGCGGGTCGACTCTCTGCACCGGTCTGACTGCCTCCGTGTGCCTGTGAACCACCCCCATAGTCGTCCAAAAAGTACTTACAACTAACCTAATTACATGTTATTACCATGTCCGAGTTTCCGGACTACCTCGACGTCGACTACAGCGACGGCGAGGGCGAGGACCCGGCGGATTACCCGACTATCAACCACAAGATCGAGAAGGCCATCGAGGTGACCAAGGAGGGCCTCGAGCAGTACGAGAACCCGGTCGTCATGTGGACCGGCGGCAAGGACTCCACGCTCACGCTCTACTTCGTCAAGGAGGTCGCCGATCGGTTCGACCTGGAGGTTCCTCCGGTCGTCTTCATCGATCACTACCAGCACTTCGACGAGCTCATCGACTTCGTCGAGCACTGGGCCGACGAGTGGGACCTGGAGGTCATCTGGGCCCGCAACGAGGACGTCGGCGAGTACGTCGAGGAGAACGACCTCGAGCCCGGCGACGACATCCCCGTCGACGCACTCTCCGAGCACAACCAGCACCACATTCGGAACATCCTCGAGTACGAGGACGAGGAGTTCCCGTTCCTGCTGGACACCTACGTCGGTAACCACCTGCTGAAGACGGTCGCGCTCAACGACGCGATCGAAGAGCACGACGTCGACGGCATCATCTCCGGCGTCCGCTGGGACGAGCAGGAGGCCCGCGCCGACGAGACGTTCTTCTCGCCGCGCCACGACCCCGACATCTACCCGCCCCACGACCGCGTCCAGACGATCCTCCAGTTCGACGAGCCCGCCGTCTGGGACGCGTTCTGGAACTTCGTCGTCCCGGACACCGTCGAGGAGTTCCCGGACGAGGGCTACGTCCCCGAAACGGACGACGACCTCCCCGGGAGCGTCGAGCAGGAGGACGTCCCCGTCTCGCCGAAGTACTTCGCCGGGTTCCGCTCGCTCGGCAGCGAGGTCAGCACCGACAAGGCCGCCGAGGAGCCCGCATGGCAGCAGGACCTCGAAGGCACGACCGAGCGCGCCGGCCGCGCCCAGGACAAGGAGGACCTCATGGAGCGCCTCCGCGACCTGGGCTACATGTGACTTCCTCCCAACCTACTCGCTCACCGCTGACGCGGTTTGCTCCGTGAGGGTGGGACTTCCTGCTTCCACGACGCGCTTTGCAGACACCGAATCAGTGTCCGTAGGGAGCGCAGTCTCCACAGGCGTTGATTCGGGACAGCCCGTCCCTACTTGTTCGAGGCCGCGAGAAAGGATGTTCCACGATGCATTCGCATCCCTGTCCGCTTCAAACCCACACGACGGACACGAATGCTCGCGCACCCACAGCGGTTTGTCCGTCTCTGTTCCGCACGACGCGCACTCTTTGGTCGTGCCATGAGGGTCCACGGCGGCGAAGTACGTGCCTTCCCGCTCGCACTTGTATTCGAGCATTCTGAGGAACGTCCCCCACGAGGCCCCGGCACGGTTCCGAGAATTACCGGGAAGTTCGACCAATCCCTTCATGTCTGCTTTATTGAATCCGGGGACGGCGGGCAGATAGCGTCGCTGTGAAGGTCGAAGCGAAGCGGAGAGGGGAATGTGCCTCAACTCCTTTCCGCTTCGTTACACAAGCGGCGTCGCTAGCTCAAAAGCGCTGTGCCGCCAGCCCCACGGCGGTGGTGAGCGACCCGGCTGGCAGCGGGTTTGCCGGCTGGAAGCATCTGACGCTGCACTTTCTGCGGGTTCACATGAGTGCGAGCGACGCGGAAATCGTCGACTGGGCCAGTGAGATAGACCGGGTGCGCGGTCTTGTAGTTGGCCCGCTTCGAGTTCCCGGCACCCTCGACGCTGTGGCATCCGGCCGAACGGAGTGCGGCCGGGCTCGTTGGACGAGCGTGCGAGTCCAACGGCGGTCGTTCGAGCGGGTGCCGACCCGCATCTGGCGCCAACTGCTCGACCGGTCAGCAGCCCGCTGCGATCCCGGCGACTCGGCACACTGGCCCCACGATACCCGGGTGGGCCGTCAGGTTGCGCTGCGCAACACCGACAAAATAGAGAGTCTCGCCGGCGACAACGGCTATGACGACCAATCACTGCGGGACGCACCCCGTTCAGACGGCGTCCGGCCAGTGATCAAACATCGGCTGTTCGCCCACTACGACCACGCCCACAACGCACGGTTGGACAGCGATCTTTACGGGCAGCGCTGGCTGGCCGAGAGCGCATTCTCGGCCATCAAACGCCGATACGGCTCCGCTGTCAGACCGGGCGTCTGGTACCGAGCGTTTCGTGAACTCGTGCTTACCGCCGCAGTCTACAACCTCGAGCAAGCAATCAAAGAGTGATCCCTACGCTGTCCGTGGATTCAATAGAGCAGTCACGTCCAAATCCTCGACCGCTACAAGGTCGTACTCGCGGGCGTAGTACGCCGAGAGTTTGTGCAAGAAGTCTCGCCGCTTGCGCCTCAGGTCGGCGTGGCATCGAGCGACCGTCTTGCGCTGTTCCTCCCAATTGTTTGAGCCGTGTTCCTTCCGTGAGAGGTTGCGTTGAGCGCAATCCAACCGCTCGCGTTCGTCGGAAAGGTCCGGCGACCCGACGGCGGTTCCATCGCTGTCGTGGACGTATTTGAGGATTCCCACGTCGATGCCAACTGCGTCAGTCACTTCGTCGGGCTTCTCGGGTGGGTCGTCGGGAGTTTCGATGCCAAAGATGGCGTACCACTTGCCGGTGGGTTCCCGTTTGACTGTGACGGTCTTGATGGTGGCGTCGTCAGGCAGGTCGCGGTGGAAAGTGATGGGAATGTCACCAATCTTCGAGAGCCATAGTCGAGTCCGACCACTCGTGTTTTTGAGCTCGAAGCCGGACTGACTATAGGTGAACGATTGGTACTCACTCGGCGCTTTCCACTGCAACTCCCCGACGCTGTAGCCGTTCTGCTTTCGGCCTTTGAGCGTCGAGAGGTTGTCGTACAACCGCTGGACGACTTTCTGCAACACCTTCGAGTGAACGTCTCGCAGGTCAGTCCACCAGTCTTTCAGGTCCGGTAGGCGTTTCTGCTCGGGGTACGCCGACGTATCGTCGTGTCTGTTGAGGCGGTGGAGGAAATGGTTGTAGACCTGCCTACAGGTATCGACAGTCCACGCTAATCGCTCGCGGAGATCGTCAGTCGGGTTCAATCGATACCTGTAGTTGTAGTTCATCTATTCGTCGTCGGGGTCAGAAGTACGGACGACCTTCACGTCCGCGCCACGCCAGCGTTTCGGGACATAGACGTGAGCGCCGTTGCCGGTGGCTTTCACGTCGCCGTTCACGACTTCATGGCCGTTGATTGTGAACTCATCCATGTACGATGTAGATACATTGTTGAGACTGATAAAAGTGTCTGTTGGCCTGTGGATCTGTCGTTGCAGAGTGTGCGTGAGATGATAACGGGCGTTGTCAGATTCCATCGGAATCTGACTGCCAATCAGAAATCTTCGATTTCTGATGACGTTGTATCCCCGCCCTACTGCGTCCTCAGAACGCTTCACGTTCTGACGTGCGAACGAGAGCTCCGCTCTCGTTAGCTACTCGGTCACTTCGTTCCCTGTGTTGTCGTCCGAAAATCGAAGATTTTCGTGATCACGAGAGAGCTACGCTCTCTCGACCGACTCCTTGAGGACGGGGCATTAGTGCCTGGTTTTCAGGTAAGCCGGCGAACGGCCGTTCTACTCGACGCCCGCTTCTCTTATTCTGCCGCTCTCGAAGACCGCCTCGCAGGCGCTCGTCTGGTCAGACGGTCGGGACCACCGCTGACGTCTTCACTGGCCGCCGAGTCACTGCCGTCGGCGGTCACCGAATCACTGCCGTCGACGGT
This genomic interval from Halomicrobium urmianum contains the following:
- a CDS encoding RDD family protein; this translates as MNTNSTLDVNQKAGLGKRAVALIVDSILMGIVAAVLTMAIGFAVPMGGGPGSNGMAGVVVGLQLLTPLIMFAYFIVLEALYGQTLGKMLLSITVVGEDGSPIGWGESIIRNLLRIVDALPFLYIVGIIAVVLTDDEQRVGDLAASTYVVES
- a CDS encoding geranylgeranyl reductase family protein, with protein sequence MTTDAADGSGGDGRTVSADVAVVGAGTAGCYAAATLAREGYDVVVAERKDEQEAGHIACGDALKGASNFPDAIPKSQIEPAFTNTDVDHGRFEIPQEDTVLEIPVPGELAVIDRWEYGRRIIDGATEAGAEFHYDTVVQNVLQDEDGTVTGLKAMRKGDPVTYETDVVIDAAGALSILQDKADFEDATFDTNVTYSQFCSGYREVVETEEPVPWDDALVFKPTERSAGYLWYFPRTETEINVGLGFQMTEEPMELVDDLKRDLSARSEFQDAEVTDKLGAALPTRRPYDSAVAPGFMAVGDAAGHVNPTTGGGIAGAAYAGQYAAEQAVEAIEDGRVDDEAVLWEYNERVMDHFGARYAALDVYNIFTTAYDVDDLMGLLAALPGEQLAEALYSGSTDMSLGLKLRTAIKSFGHWGTIYDLYQTKQLADRLLALYEEYPTHPGAFDRWQARRDDLMDEIYEVVDADPKY
- a CDS encoding 2Fe-2S iron-sulfur cluster-binding protein, giving the protein MTEYTVEFVGTGEEITVADTDTILSRCLEEGIAQEYSCRVGMCLACSARIVEGEVTQPAARGLTDEEREEYALTCMARPASDLKLDRGEYPPSIEAEPAVGDADGSVAADD
- a CDS encoding DUF5787 family protein, with product MFPWGLALGRAVDSEFAFEVRVCAWAEREWPPEGDREHPVVVARQLGTKRRRWDTIVLECDPEGLRRRAQFGERRLGSDLLHVVRSAPAEWTYYRDALPDPGYSWRYVREAVHEAADRGILDRRKRGNRIQIRRKYEYPDWVDRVVAVENKPDLTASAARDLAPQLERDVALSLADEVWVATAATGERVEPILLEDLPVEAGVLTLDAGAGEAEVGWHPSALAVDDPGTRILERPSDGPSAARFEYADPEWKADKRLGIAERAYERGWRAYADTMQPDCRHFQLRPESDGVVPYCAAKGRTPTPGECSGACNEYEPEPPVWRSKGWPIEGGPGTRIKELLAERRRRRRPGL
- a CDS encoding bis(5'-nucleosyl)-tetraphosphatase, giving the protein MIEATSAGAILFRDTRGRREYLLLKSRPGDWEFPKGGVEGDEELQQTAIREVKEEAGISDFRLLDGFRKDYDYVFEANGKTIHKTVHLFVAKSYEASAELSNEHRDLQWRDYEQAINTVTQDGPREILEDAHEFLDEREDEEE
- a CDS encoding uS10/mL48 family ribosomal protein; translated protein: MPFVTKLTLESGDRRRLDDVVDDIKDRAARKGVELKGPHPRPPEHHRVPQSKSLAPDGGRFESWDYTVYTRTVEIVDHQEFARDVTEREFPQGIHVEAEIEQRSHLGS
- a CDS encoding DUF5797 family protein is translated as MTLSDEARDRLADVVELQPTKNSELQDRWDMESGSDVHQYLESELKDYYYRDDDSLICATPEGIELVGGTPDDDRTITVSELQAAVVDVVAGPDEEPQSVVSVLQAVRDTGRDPEVDDVRSALRTLEDRGVVERVQKTVPTFRLAVERDRLTIELTD
- a CDS encoding amidohydrolase — encoded protein: MDAERYDRLVSLRRDLHRHPEPAWREFYTTARLVEECERIGVDDVVLGPDLLASGERLSVPDEDDLAEWYERALDAGADEDVLERLAGGWTGLMATLERGEGPTVALRVDVDGLPREESTGPHHYPAAEGFRSETGAMHACGHDGHAAIGVGVLEAVAESDFEGTLKVVFQPAEEVVGGARPVAESGHLDDVDVLLAVHLGLDHPTGEVVAGIEEILAVSQFRADFEGEPAHAGGHPAQGRNAVQALATAVQNLYAIPRHEAGATRVNAGVVEGGTATNIVPEHASIEGEVRGETTELMEYVRERADDVIESAADMYDCEVEVARTGEAPGGKNDDAVVDLGYEAAGRVKGVDSRVRTAALGGSEDATYLMRRVQETGGEAAYVGVGTDHPGGHHTATFDVDEPSIAVGVDWLTETLLAAAEDR
- a CDS encoding CBS domain-containing protein — its product is MSDSSQTRVEAIMSTPLETITPDATLTEATTAMREEDISALLVTTAPPSIVTSTDVLDAVAEGRDPDDVLVEDVMTESVETVPPDLRLGEVAAMMTNFGINHLPVVDDDYLGMVSSTDITAHMA